A stretch of the Vigna radiata var. radiata cultivar VC1973A chromosome 7, Vradiata_ver6, whole genome shotgun sequence genome encodes the following:
- the LOC106765565 gene encoding protein ABHD17B, whose product MGNVTGTVAAKFAFFPPEPPTYDVCREGDGRVVLSGVTADKNVDAHILDTKGGNKIVATFWKHPFARFTFLYSHGNAADLGQMHDLFIELRAHLRVNIMSYDYSGYGASTGKPSEFNTYYDIEAVYHCLKREYGIKQEELILYGQSVGSGPTLHLASKLQKLRGVVLHSAILSGIRVLYPVKMTFWFDIFKNIDKIRHVNCPVFVIHGTNDDIVDWSHGKRLWELSKEKYDPLWVKGGGHCNLETFPEYIKYLRKFINAMEKLALTKQSSKQLSQNPSITESRHNKCLRFV is encoded by the exons ATGGGCAATGTGACAGGAACAGTGGCTGCCAAATTCGCGTTTTTCCCGCCAGAGCCACCGACGTACGACGTTTGCAGAGAGGGAGATGGGAGAGTGGTGCTGTCGGGTGTCACCGCCGACAAAAACGTGGACGCCCACATTCTCGACACTAAGGGTGGCAACAAGATCGTTGCCACCTTCTGGAAACACCCTTTTGCCCGTTTCACTTTCTTGTATTCTCACGGTAATGCCGCTGACTTGGGTCAGATGCACGACCTCTTCATCGAGCTCAGAGCTCACCTGCGTGTCAACATCATGAG TTATGACTATTCAGGATATGGAGCATCTACGGGTAAG CCATCTGAGTTCAACACGTATTACGACATAGAAGCTGTATATCATTGTTTGAAGCGTGAATATGGAATTAAGCAAGAAGAATTGATTTTGTACGGTCAATCGGTTGGAAGTGGGCCCACACTGCACTTGGCTTCTAAGTTGCAGAAGTTGAGAGGTGTTGTTCTTCACAGTGCCATACTTTCAGGGATAAGGGTCCTGTACCCTGTCAAGATGACATTTTGGTTTGACATATTTAAA AATATAGACAAAATTCGACATGTCAACTGTCCAGTGTTTGTTATACAT GGAACAAATGATGATATTGTTGATTGGTCTCACGGCAAGCGATTATGGGAACTGTCAAAGGAAAAATATGATCCCTTGTGGGTAAAGGGTGGTGGTCATTGCAACCTTGAAACATTCCCAGAATACATCAAATACTTGCGCAAGTTCATAAATGCAATGGAGAAACTCGCACTCACAAAACAGTCAAGCAAACAGCTCTCTCAAAATCCTAGTATTACTGAATCCAGACATAACAAATGCTTAAGATTTGTTTGA